The following proteins come from a genomic window of candidate division WOR-3 bacterium:
- a CDS encoding polysaccharide biosynthesis/export family protein: protein MFIKLLLLFCINAESSTYRIEPGDVLEVVVLGQEELSRDLLVMHNGNITFPLIGDIRVAGFTTNEVADTIANLLKRYFVQPLVSVILKGPSISTVAVYGEVIRPGTVNYQRGLRISDYVALAGGPSDRANLKKVRIVRNTESGVKVYTINLDNILKKGSEKENFELKAGDWVYIGRKFMINWGTVLQFATLTLTAVNLYVTIERLR, encoded by the coding sequence ATGTTTATAAAACTATTGCTATTATTCTGCATTAATGCGGAATCTTCTACTTATCGTATTGAACCGGGTGATGTTCTGGAAGTTGTTGTTCTCGGACAGGAGGAATTATCCAGGGATTTGCTGGTAATGCATAACGGCAATATCACATTCCCTTTGATCGGTGATATCCGTGTTGCTGGATTTACTACCAATGAAGTCGCTGATACAATTGCCAATCTTTTAAAAAGATATTTCGTTCAGCCACTTGTGTCCGTAATTCTTAAAGGTCCCAGCATTTCTACGGTTGCAGTTTATGGTGAAGTGATCAGACCCGGAACAGTTAATTATCAAAGGGGCCTACGGATAAGTGATTATGTTGCACTCGCTGGTGGTCCCAGCGACCGGGCTAATCTAAAGAAAGTCAGAATTGTGCGCAACACTGAGTCAGGGGTAAAGGTATATACGATTAATCTTGATAATATTTTGAAAAAGGGAAGCGAAAAAGAAAATTTTGAACTGAAGGCAGGGGACTGGGTTTATATTGGTAGAAAGTTTATGATTAACTGGGGTACGGTATTACAATTTGCAACGCTGACCCTGACCGCAGTTAACCTTTATGTTACGATTGAAAGGTTAAGATAA
- a CDS encoding polysaccharide biosynthesis tyrosine autokinase: MNNSELPDYYLEQEKPLNLQDLWVKFLRRRRLFFIFAIPVFLGILIFRLSRPYTPIYLSSFDLGVAENRAVEGFFTGMSETPTVQIGTVTQRLIANLLSVKIAEKVVDTLGLYAFFKNGNSDIRLNVQLKSNFEQPLGPYQLKIMENGFSLKLDGEVFQKNYGEYINLGPLEFTIPHDQNLINGKTYSLTFYPRSKMALALRNSISVKVLEADKVERAGDRSGVPISGEGAAKKMVSAKTIFPGMNIIGILRIELYWGDREQALRIARALSEILVKENIQEKSLQYVQSREFIESQLAFYQKRLNELEEQIKNFKEVKKIADLKASTQALINQVSTLESRKNQLEIEEKILTDINKYLLSDTLKDVPLNIATTMISDQGIQQLYAQLVQADAELKGILKEYSTKHPKYAEIKAKYEGFKEQLKDEIAKRVSTIKTDIQGVTSQIRNLQLKLENIPSDEISLARLERDRETAEKLYTFFSEKLEETRVQEAGVTSDIKLINPPFVSGSPVNPRRALLSLFLSVFFAFLVGTAVVFIAEYFDNTVKEPDTIKEKLNLSVYGTIPGILESDDKRAKPGFNIEYLKNAIQAFLGFNNSGHRTSKLKIVSNRSSAEFEAFRKLTVHLEFAHPEKEYKTIYITSSGPEEGKTFVTLNLGYVFATKGKKVLLIDTDFRKKRGNLTHITRLKKERGIFDVLKEEVELENVIVPFSDIAQSNGEDTKTQFESKDSLTLFLLPIGDVPANPFIFLESEKMRQLLEKLKTQYDYILVDGLPILLFADATYLARYCDGVLLTTMYNKTNLKELENSKEILISARADIVGVVINGAPLKSGSYYYHYYYKYYSKYYKDSK, from the coding sequence ATGAATAATTCTGAATTACCAGATTATTACCTTGAACAGGAGAAACCATTAAATCTGCAGGACTTATGGGTTAAGTTTTTACGCAGGCGCAGGTTATTCTTTATATTTGCGATACCTGTATTTTTAGGTATTCTTATTTTCAGACTTTCCCGACCATACACACCAATCTACTTGTCAAGTTTTGACCTTGGTGTTGCTGAAAATCGTGCTGTAGAAGGATTTTTCACTGGTATGTCAGAAACACCGACGGTCCAGATCGGCACGGTGACCCAGCGTCTTATCGCAAATCTTTTGAGTGTTAAAATTGCCGAAAAAGTTGTTGATACCCTTGGACTTTATGCCTTTTTTAAAAATGGTAATTCAGATATCAGGTTAAATGTTCAGTTAAAATCTAATTTTGAACAACCATTGGGACCGTATCAGTTGAAAATAATGGAAAACGGATTCAGTTTAAAACTGGATGGTGAAGTTTTTCAAAAAAATTATGGGGAATATATAAATCTTGGTCCCTTAGAATTTACAATTCCTCACGACCAAAATTTGATTAACGGGAAGACTTATTCACTTACATTTTATCCAAGAAGTAAGATGGCGCTTGCCCTTAGAAATTCAATATCGGTAAAAGTACTTGAGGCGGATAAAGTAGAACGGGCAGGGGACCGTTCTGGTGTTCCAATTTCAGGGGAAGGGGCGGCAAAGAAAATGGTATCCGCGAAAACGATATTCCCAGGGATGAATATTATTGGTATTCTTCGGATTGAACTTTACTGGGGTGACAGGGAACAGGCACTACGCATAGCACGGGCATTGTCCGAGATACTTGTCAAAGAAAATATTCAAGAAAAAAGCCTCCAATATGTACAATCCAGAGAGTTTATAGAGTCCCAACTTGCGTTCTATCAGAAACGTTTAAATGAACTTGAGGAGCAGATAAAGAATTTCAAAGAGGTAAAAAAGATTGCTGACTTAAAGGCATCAACCCAGGCTTTGATAAATCAGGTATCTACGCTTGAATCAAGAAAGAATCAGTTAGAAATAGAAGAAAAGATTTTGACTGATATTAACAAATATCTATTGAGCGATACTCTCAAAGATGTGCCTCTCAATATTGCTACAACGATGATTTCAGACCAGGGAATTCAACAGCTATATGCCCAGCTCGTTCAAGCCGATGCAGAATTGAAGGGAATTTTGAAAGAATATTCTACAAAACATCCCAAATATGCTGAAATTAAGGCAAAGTATGAAGGTTTTAAAGAACAATTAAAAGATGAGATTGCAAAGCGTGTTTCTACAATAAAAACCGATATCCAGGGTGTCACAAGCCAGATACGAAACCTTCAGTTGAAACTTGAAAATATACCATCTGATGAAATAAGTCTGGCAAGATTGGAAAGGGATAGAGAGACTGCCGAAAAATTGTATACTTTTTTCTCAGAAAAACTTGAAGAGACGAGGGTCCAGGAAGCAGGTGTTACTTCTGATATAAAACTTATTAATCCGCCTTTTGTCTCAGGTAGTCCGGTGAATCCGCGCCGTGCATTACTTAGTTTATTTTTATCTGTATTTTTTGCCTTTCTTGTTGGAACCGCAGTGGTGTTTATTGCAGAATATTTTGATAATACGGTAAAAGAGCCGGATACAATTAAAGAGAAACTTAATCTTTCAGTCTATGGAACGATACCGGGAATTTTGGAGAGCGATGATAAAAGAGCAAAGCCCGGTTTTAATATTGAATATTTAAAAAATGCAATACAAGCTTTTCTGGGGTTTAATAATTCGGGTCATAGAACCAGCAAGTTAAAAATTGTTTCTAACCGTTCCAGTGCTGAATTTGAGGCTTTCCGTAAACTTACTGTACATCTTGAATTTGCCCATCCTGAAAAGGAGTATAAAACAATTTACATAACCTCATCCGGACCTGAGGAGGGAAAGACATTTGTAACTTTGAATCTTGGCTATGTTTTTGCTACAAAGGGTAAGAAGGTTCTATTAATTGACACAGACTTCCGCAAGAAAAGGGGTAATCTTACCCATATTACAAGATTGAAAAAAGAAAGAGGAATATTTGATGTGCTAAAGGAAGAGGTAGAATTGGAAAATGTGATTGTACCTTTTAGTGATATAGCGCAATCAAACGGCGAAGATACAAAGACACAATTTGAATCAAAGGACAGTTTAACTCTGTTTTTATTGCCAATCGGGGATGTGCCTGCTAATCCTTTTATCTTTTTGGAGTCAGAAAAAATGCGCCAGCTACTTGAAAAATTAAAGACCCAATATGATTATATACTTGTTGATGGTCTGCCTATTCTTTTATTTGCGGATGCAACATATCTTGCGCGGTATTGTGATGGAGTTTTATTGACCACAATGTATAATAAAACTAACTTAAAAGAATTAGAAAACAGCAAAGAGATTTTGATTTCGGCGCGTGCTGATATAGTTGGAGTTGTTATCAACGGTGCGCCATTAAAATCTGGGAGTTATTATTACCATTACTATTATAAATATTATTCTAAATACTATAAAGACAGTAAATAA
- a CDS encoding carboxypeptidase regulatory-like domain-containing protein — protein MFRISVLFLVLIFCFFVSCAFFTSSGLVEVGSIFGFVNDEEYEPLEGVEVSVAGEGGMTVYTNSAGYYILQDLPPGDLNLIFTRPGFESKTISCKVEAGKKIELDQILKRIGTKTGSIKGIIADYLTNEPLVAEVTIMELNRTTSSDKNGFFEFENVPAGFYLLKVQALNYVTSQTDIKVEPGKSTDQMIRIFREGSSIILHGVEFEFNSAKLKPESYPVLDDAARILTMHPEIDVEIQGHTDDIGSDAYNLKLSQKRAEAVRDYLIDKHMIEPVRLIPVGYGERRPIADNSTEEGRQKNRRVEFLILKEKE, from the coding sequence ATGTTTCGTATATCGGTCTTATTTTTAGTCTTAATTTTTTGTTTTTTTGTTTCTTGCGCCTTTTTTACTTCTTCAGGATTGGTGGAAGTCGGTTCTATTTTTGGGTTTGTTAATGATGAAGAATATGAACCGCTTGAAGGGGTTGAGGTTTCGGTGGCAGGAGAGGGGGGAATGACTGTATATACAAATTCTGCAGGTTATTATATACTACAGGATTTACCCCCTGGCGATTTAAATCTGATATTTACCCGTCCGGGATTTGAATCAAAGACGATTTCGTGTAAGGTAGAGGCAGGAAAAAAGATAGAACTTGATCAGATTCTAAAAAGGATTGGTACAAAAACCGGTAGTATCAAGGGGATAATTGCCGATTATTTGACAAACGAGCCCCTTGTCGCTGAAGTGACAATAATGGAATTGAATCGCACAACATCCTCAGATAAGAATGGCTTTTTTGAGTTTGAAAATGTCCCTGCGGGATTTTATTTATTAAAGGTGCAGGCATTAAATTATGTTACATCCCAGACTGATATCAAGGTTGAACCGGGAAAATCTACAGACCAGATGATAAGAATATTTCGTGAAGGTTCAAGCATTATTCTGCACGGTGTTGAATTTGAATTCAATAGTGCAAAATTAAAACCAGAGTCATATCCTGTGCTTGATGATGCAGCGAGAATACTAACGATGCATCCGGAAATTGATGTTGAAATTCAAGGGCATACAGATGATATTGGTTCAGATGCATATAATTTGAAATTATCTCAAAAAAGGGCAGAGGCGGTTCGGGATTATTTGATTGATAAACATATGATTGAACCGGTTCGTTTAATCCCTGTTGGATATGGTGAAAGAAGACCGATCGCCGATAATTCAACTGAAGAAGGGAGACAGAAAAACCGCCGGGTAGAATTTTTAATATTAAAAGAAAAAGAATGA
- a CDS encoding SBBP repeat-containing protein: MKNLILMFLPIMLSAQVDTVWARKWSSAGTLSDWAYAIAIDDSGFIYVTGTTENSGTGNDWTTIKYTPSGDTLWVRNFVSPGSYNERASCIALGTSGNIYLTGYTMSSGAGDYLTIKYRPNGDTAWVRRYNGTGNGYDFAHWICVDNQENVYVTGYSRGASYQDDIATVKYDSNGNQLWVSRINGSGNYNDKGHKVIADNNGYVYVVGYVNPFSSGTRYDYATIKLNAQTGDTVWVRTYNGPADSSDIARDIAVDSAGNVYVTGSVRWLGTSTDILTIKYDNSGNLLWTARYNNPDTSGADGGYGIRVDNAGNVYVVGQSQGLGTGSDVVLIKYDSEGNELWARRYDGPAHNYDTPSDEVGGKCIAMDQLGNIFIGGTSRSLTEYNDYVAIMYDSDGNQRWAAMYDFSDSLDYCLAIAVHPNSGDVVVTGRTLSAPSYYDWGTVKFKNLVGVKEYKINQKSMVAFEVAPNPFRNCLVIKFQIPSTKSQIAPNFLISNVGQGFSLAIYDVTGRMVKDFSRLTVKGERSTVVWEAKDGSGRKLPVGVYFVRLQYGEYRLVEKVVLLK; the protein is encoded by the coding sequence ATGAAAAATTTAATCTTAATGTTTCTACCAATTATGTTGTCAGCCCAGGTTGACACTGTGTGGGCAAGAAAATGGTCAAGTGCTGGAACATTATCAGACTGGGCTTATGCGATTGCAATTGATGATTCTGGTTTTATCTATGTCACCGGGACAACTGAAAATTCAGGAACGGGTAATGACTGGACAACAATAAAATACACACCATCCGGAGATACATTATGGGTGAGAAATTTTGTGAGCCCTGGTTCATATAATGAACGGGCAAGTTGCATTGCCCTTGGCACATCGGGCAATATTTATCTAACAGGTTATACAATGAGTTCAGGTGCAGGTGATTATCTTACCATAAAATACCGACCAAATGGTGATACCGCCTGGGTAAGAAGATACAATGGCACCGGGAATGGATATGATTTTGCCCATTGGATTTGCGTTGATAATCAGGAGAATGTCTATGTTACTGGCTACAGCAGGGGAGCATCTTATCAGGATGATATTGCTACCGTAAAATATGATTCAAACGGTAATCAGTTATGGGTTTCAAGAATTAATGGTTCTGGTAATTATAACGATAAAGGTCATAAGGTGATTGCTGATAATAATGGTTATGTCTATGTTGTCGGATATGTAAATCCATTTTCAAGTGGTACACGATATGATTATGCTACAATTAAATTGAATGCCCAGACTGGTGATACTGTCTGGGTAAGGACCTATAATGGACCAGCTGATAGTTCGGATATCGCCCGGGATATTGCAGTTGATTCTGCAGGTAATGTTTATGTTACGGGTTCGGTAAGATGGCTCGGCACATCAACTGATATATTAACAATAAAGTATGATAATTCAGGGAATTTGTTATGGACTGCCCGTTATAACAACCCTGATACAAGTGGTGCAGATGGTGGATATGGTATCAGGGTTGATAATGCAGGTAATGTATATGTTGTGGGGCAGAGTCAGGGATTGGGAACAGGTAGTGATGTTGTTTTGATAAAATATGATTCCGAAGGCAATGAATTATGGGCAAGAAGATATGATGGACCTGCCCATAATTATGATACACCTTCTGATGAAGTGGGTGGCAAGTGTATTGCAATGGACCAATTGGGCAACATATTCATTGGTGGCACAAGCAGGAGTTTGACAGAATATAATGATTATGTAGCAATTATGTACGACTCTGATGGAAATCAAAGATGGGCAGCAATGTATGATTTTTCCGATTCATTGGACTATTGCCTTGCTATTGCTGTTCATCCGAATTCAGGGGATGTGGTAGTCACCGGAAGGACATTGAGTGCACCAAGTTATTATGACTGGGGCACGGTAAAATTTAAAAATCTTGTGGGAGTAAAAGAATATAAAATTAATCAAAAATCCATGGTGGCTTTTGAAGTTGCACCTAATCCGTTCAGAAACTGCCTTGTAATTAAATTTCAAATCCCAAGCACCAAATCCCAAATAGCCCCCAATTTCCTAATTTCAAACGTAGGGCAAGGCTTTAGCCTTGCGATATACGATGTGACCGGTCGAATGGTTAAAGATTTCTCTCGGTTAACGGTAAAAGGTGAGCGGTCAACGGTTGTTTGGGAGGCTAAAGACGGCTCGGGTCGTAAACTTCCTGTGGGTGTTTATTTCGTACGATTGCAATACGGCGAATACAGGCTGGTTGAAAAAGTTGTGTTACTTAAGTAG